In the genome of Gadus morhua chromosome 14, gadMor3.0, whole genome shotgun sequence, one region contains:
- the slc17a6b gene encoding vesicular glutamate transporter 2.1: MESVKSRATAGVKEFAGKTLGHMHRVLEKKQKTGEVIELTEDGRPQEAPERKPPLVDCTCFGLPRRYIIALMSGLGFCISFGIRCNLGVAIVGMVNNSTVHENGKIIIKEKAKFNWDPETVGLIHGSFFWGYIVTQIPGGYISSKLAASRVFGAAIFLTATLNMFIPSAARVHYGCVIFVRILQGLVEGVTYPACHGIWSKWAPPLERSRLATTSFCGSYAGAVIAMPLAGILVQYSGWSSVFYVYGVFGIIWYMFWILVSYESPAVHPTITEEERCYIEESIGETAQLMAAAEKFKTPWRKFFTSMPVYAIIVANFCRSWTFYLLLISQPAYFEEVFGFEISKVGMLSALPHLVMTIIVPIGGQLADYLRTRNILSTTTVRKIMNCGGFGMEATLLLVVGYSHSKGVAISFLVLAVGFSGFAISGFNVNHLDIAPRYASILMGISNGVGTLSGMVCPIIVGTLTKNKTREEWQSVFLIAAMVHYGGVIFYGIFASGDKQPWADPELTSEEKCGFIDEDELAEETGDISQGYGALGAPAKTYGATTQVNGGWASGWEKTEEYVQEEAAEGGSYGYRQEQGYS, encoded by the exons ATGGAGTCCGTCAAGTCAAGAGCAACGGCGGGGGTCAAGGAATTTGCCGGGAAGACATTAGGTCATATGCACAG AGTGCTCGAGAAGAAACAGAAAACGGGAGAAGTCATCGAGCTGACTGAGGATGGGAGGCCCCAGGAGGCCCCTGAGAGGAAGCCCCCGCTGGTCGACTGCACGTGCTTCGGGCTGCCCCGCCGCTACATCATCGCGTTGATGAGCGGCCTTGGGTTCTGCATCTCCTTTGGGATCCGCTGTAACCTGGGCGTGGCCATCGTTGGCATGGTCAACAACAGCACCGTGCACGAAAACGGGAAAATCATCATCAAGGAG AAAGCAAAGTTCAACTGGGATCCAGAGACGGTCGGTTTGATTCACGGATCCTTTTTCTGGGGCTACATCGTGACGCAGATCCCCGGGGGGTATATATCGTCTAAGCTGGCTGCTAGCAG GGTGTTTGGGGCAGCCATCTTTCTGACCGCGACGCTCAACATGTTCATTCCCTCGGCTGCGCGGGTTCACTACGGGTGTGTCATCTTTGTGAGGATACTGCAAGGTCTGGTCGAG GGAGTGACCTACCCAGCCTGCCATGGCATATGGAGTAAGTGGGCTCCTCCACTGGAGAGGAGTCGGCTAGCCACCACTTCATTCTGTG GATCTTATGCTGGCGCTGTGATCGCGATGCCATTGGCTGGGATCCTGGTTCAGTATTCCGGCTGGTCCTCTGTGTTCTATGTCTACG GGGTCTTTGGGATCATCTGGTACATGTTCTGGATCCTGGTGTCCTACGAGAGTCCCGCCGTGCACCCCACCATCACCGAGGAGGAGCGCTGCTACATCGAGGAGAGCATCGGGGAGACCGCTCAGCTGATGGCCGCCGCCGAG AAATTCAAAACTCCCTGGAGAAAGTTCTTTACCTCCATGCCAGTCTACGCCATCATCGTTGCCAACTTCTGCAGGAGCTGGACCTTCTACCTTCTGCTCATTAGCCAGCCAGCGTACTTTGAGGAGGTGTTTGGCTTTGAGATCAGCAAG GTTGGCATGCTGTCTGCCCTGCCCCACTTGGTGATGACCATCATTGTGCCCATCGGGGGACAGCTGGCCGACTACCTGCGCACCAGGAACATCCTGTCCACCACCACTGTCAGGAAGATCATGAACTGTGGAG GGTTTGGGATGGAGGCCACATTGCTTCTGGTGGTTGGCTACTCTCACAGTAAAGGAGTGGCCATCTCCTTCCTGGTGCTAGCAGTGGGCTTCAGTGGATTTGCCATATCAG GTTTCAACGTGAACCACTTGGATATCGCTCCACGCTATGCCAGCATCCTCATGGGCATTTCTAATGGCGTCGGCACTCTCTCTGGGATGGTGTGTCCTATAATCGTTGGCACTCTGACAAAAAACAAG ACCCGGGAGGAGTGGCAGTCCGTGTTCCTCATCGCCGCCATGGTGCACTACGGGGGAGTGATTTTCTACGGGATCTTCGCCTCGGGGGACAAGCAGCCGTGGGCCGACCCGGAGCTGACCAGCGAGGAGAAGTGCGGCTTCATTGACGAGGACGAGCTGGCGGAGGAGACGGGAGACATCAGCCAGGGCTACGGCGCACTGGGCGCCCCGGCCAAGACGTACGGCGCCACCACGCAGGTGAACGGCGGCTGGGCCTCGGGATGGGAGAAGACGGAGGAGTACGTCCAGGAGGAGGCCGCCGAGGGGGGGTCCTACGGGTATAGGCAGGAGCAGGGCTACTCctag
- the ano5b gene encoding anoctamin-5b isoform X1, with product MQRITGKERDETSIELKSAEDSQTTDDPDALTAFRIILHSDENNGHGIYLSDRGSSLPGHTETDKLQWNRDTVFFRDGVRRIDFVLSYVEDKDEKKPERRREFEANLEKAGLELETEDRRDSDDGRTYFLKIHAPWEVLATYADVLKIKVPFKLSDVPHAQDVPLGWLSQPFRLPEKIMRPQPDYFTTAFDKGKTDFFLINDKDSLFPPSTRNRIVFYILARCPYQKEDRQEKYKKGIKRLLSNGTYTAAFPLHDSRYWKGATNQECESERYNLYKNWARFLCFYKEQPLNLIRKYYGEKIGIYFAWLGFYTEMLFFAAVMGVICFAYGLLSYDDNISSKEICDPSIGGSIVMCPLCDKKCSFWKLNSTCLSSWQSHLFDNEGTVFFAIFMGIWVTLFLEFWKRRQARLEYEWDLVDFEEQQQQLQMRPEFEMKCTRKRMNPITKESEPYLPMSSKLARFCISGTTVLFWMSLIVACIIGVIAYRLAVFAAFASIMKDSPTRNIQLVGNLITPQLATSVTASCINFVIIMILNFFYERVAVWITDMEIPKTHLEYENKLTMKMFLFQFVNYYSSCFYVAFFKGKFVGHPGNYTYMFGEASRLRNEECDPGGCLIELTTQLVIVMVGKQLWGNIQEALLPLMRNWWGSRKGRHQPENQYSRWEQDNDLLNFTQLGLFYEYLEMVVQFGFITLFVASFPLAPLLALCNNILEIRVDAWKFTTQFRRPVASKARNIGAWQEILNVVAILSVVTNAFIVAFTSDMIPRLVYLYSTHNKDELTMRGYVNNSLSVYSISQIRLDSMPEDGDSPSWYSNSSITTCRYRDYRYPPGHQKQYDHTMQFWHILAAKMAFIIIMEHVVFVVKFFVAWMIPDVPSEVKARIKRERYLIQEYLHNYEVEKLKLQLCLSNFPVPASATPTRNATSTANTTMTNMDACSELCTEVLCPLDTDETTAECPSPSPSLPGWKSTLESRDMAGDATA from the exons ATGACCCAGATGCCCTGACAGCATTCAGGATTATTCTGCACTCAG ATGAAAACAATGGCCACGGCATTTATTTGTCTGACCGCGGGAGTTCACTGCCGGGACACACAGAG ACAGATAAGCTACAGTGGAACAGGGACACGGTGTTCTTTAGGGACGGCGTACGGAGGATCGATTTTGTGCTATCTTACGTAGAAGACAAAGATGAGAAGAAACCG gagagaaggagggagttTGAGGCGAACCTCGAGAAAGCAGGGCTTGAACTGGAGACCGAGGACAGACGC GACTCGGACGACGGCCGGACGTACTTCCTTAAGATCCATGCTCCTTGGGAGGTGCTGGCCACCTACGCTGATGTCCTGAAGATAAAGGTCCCTTTCAAGCTGAGCGATGTTCCTCACGCCCAGGACGTCCCGCTCGGGTGGCTGTCGCAACCCTTCCGTCTGCCGGAGAAGATCATGCGGCCGCAGCCCGATTACTTCACCACGGCCTTTGATAAGGGAAAGACAGACTTCTTCCTCATCAACGACAAAGACTCCCTTTTCCCGCCCTCCACCAGGAACAGAATT gtgttcTACATCCTGGCTCGCTGTCCGTATCAAAAGGAGGATCGGCAGGAAAAATACAAGAAGGGGATCAAGAGATTACTCAGCAATGGCACCTACACTGCTGCCTTTCCCCTGCACGAC AGTCGCTACTGGAAAGGGGCAACAAATCAAGAGTGCGAGAGCGAACGCTACAACCTCTACAAGAACTGGGCCCGCTTCCTCTGTTTCTACAAAGAACAGCCTCTCAACCTCATCCG GAAGTATTATGGAGAAAAGATTGGAATCTACTTCGCATGGCTGGGCTTCTACACTGAGATGCTGTTTTTCGCTGCAGTCATGGGTGTGATTTGTTTTGCATATGGTTTGCTCAGCTACGACGACAATATATCCAG taaAGAGATCTGCGATCCCAGCATTGGTGGAAGTATCGTGATGTGCCCACTTTGTGATAAAAAGTGCAGTTTCTGGAAGCTCAACTCTACCTGTCTATCTTCCTGG CAATCCCATCTGTTTGACAACGAGGGGACGGTGTTCTTCGCCATCTTCATGGGGATCTGGG TCACTCTGTTCCTGGAGTTCTGGAAGAGGCGGCAGGCCCGCCTTGAGTACGAGTGGGACCTGGTGGACTttgaagagcagcagcagcagctgcagatgaGGCCTGAGTTTGAGATGAAATGCACTCGCAAGAGGATGAACCCGATCACCAAG GAATCTGAGCCGTATCTTCCAATGAGCAGCAAGCTTGCTCGCTTCTGCATATCGGGCACCACCGTGCTTTTCTGG ATGTCCCTGATCGTTGCCTGTATCATCGGGGTGATAGCCTACAGGCTGGCTGTGTTCGCGGCCTTCGCCAGCATCATGAAGGACAGCCCCACCAGGAATATCCAGCTGGTTGGGAACCTGATCACTCCACAGCTGGCCACCTCCGTCACCGCCTCCTGCATCAACTTTGTCATCATCATGATCCTCAACTTCTTCTACGAGAGGGTGGCCGTTTGGATCACCGATATGG AGATCCCAAAGACCCACCTGGAATACGAGAACAAACTGACCATGAAGATGTTCTTGTTCCAGTTTGTGAACTACTACTCGTCCTGCTTCTACGTGGCCTTCTTCAAGGGGAAGTTTGTGGGTCACCCTGGAAACTACACGTATATGTTTGGCGAGGCGAGCAGACTAAGGAACGAAGAG tgtgaccCAGGGGGCTGTCTGATTGAGTTGACCACCCAGCTGGTCATTGTCATGGTGGGAAAGCAGCTGTGGGGAAACATCCAGGAAGCACTGCTGCC gctgATGCGCAACTGGTGGGGCAGCCGTAAGGGGAGGCACCAGCCTGAGAACCAGTACAGCCGCTGGGAGCAGGACAACGACCTGCTGAACTTCACCCAGCTGGGCTTGTTCTATGAGTACCTGGAGATGG TGGTTCAGTTTGGTTTCATCACCCTGTTCGTGGCCTCCTTCCCCCTGGCTCCTCTGCTGGCCCTCTGCAACAACATCCTGGAGATCCGCGTAGACGCCTGGAAGTTCACCACCCAGTTCAGAAGGCCCGTGGCCTCCAAGGCTCGTAACATCGGAGCCTGGCAGGAGATCCTCAATGTGGTGGCCATCTTGTCTGTCGTCACCAAT GCGTTCATCGTGGCCTTCACGTCGGACATGATCCCGCGCCTGGTCTATCTGTACTCCACCCACAACAAGGACGAGCTCACCATGCGCGGCTACGTCAACAACAGCCTCTCCGTCTACAGCATCTCCCAGATCCGCCTGGACAGCATGCCCGAGGACGGGGACAGCCCCTCCTGGTATTCcaactcctccatcaccacctgcaG GTATCGTGACTACCGCTACCCACCTGGCCACCAGAAGCAGTATGATCATACCATGCAGTTCTGGCACATCCTTGCAGCCAAAAtggccttcatcatcatcatggag cacgTGGTCTTCGTGGTGAAATTCTTTGTGGCGTGGATGATCCCGGACGTGCCGTCGGAGGTGAAGGCTCGGATCAAGCGGGAGCGCTACCTGATCCAGGAGTACCTGCACAACTACGAGGTGGAGAAGCTCAAGCTGCAGCTCTGCCTGTCCAATTTCCCTGTCCCCGCCAGCGCGACCCCCACTCGCAACGCGACCAGCACCGCCAACACCACCATGACCAACATGGACGCCTGCTCAGAGCTGTGCACCGAAGTGCTCTGTCCCCTGGACACAGACGAGACGACGGCTGAGTGCCCgagcccctctccctcactccctggTTGGAAGTCCACACTAGAATCAAGAGACATGGCGGGGGACGCGACAGCCTAA
- the ano5b gene encoding anoctamin-5b isoform X3, protein MDENNGHGIYLSDRGSSLPGHTETDKLQWNRDTVFFRDGVRRIDFVLSYVEDKDEKKPERRREFEANLEKAGLELETEDRRDSDDGRTYFLKIHAPWEVLATYADVLKIKVPFKLSDVPHAQDVPLGWLSQPFRLPEKIMRPQPDYFTTAFDKGKTDFFLINDKDSLFPPSTRNRIVFYILARCPYQKEDRQEKYKKGIKRLLSNGTYTAAFPLHDSRYWKGATNQECESERYNLYKNWARFLCFYKEQPLNLIRKYYGEKIGIYFAWLGFYTEMLFFAAVMGVICFAYGLLSYDDNISSKEICDPSIGGSIVMCPLCDKKCSFWKLNSTCLSSWQSHLFDNEGTVFFAIFMGIWVTLFLEFWKRRQARLEYEWDLVDFEEQQQQLQMRPEFEMKCTRKRMNPITKESEPYLPMSSKLARFCISGTTVLFWMSLIVACIIGVIAYRLAVFAAFASIMKDSPTRNIQLVGNLITPQLATSVTASCINFVIIMILNFFYERVAVWITDMEIPKTHLEYENKLTMKMFLFQFVNYYSSCFYVAFFKGKFVGHPGNYTYMFGEASRLRNEECDPGGCLIELTTQLVIVMVGKQLWGNIQEALLPLMRNWWGSRKGRHQPENQYSRWEQDNDLLNFTQLGLFYEYLEMVVQFGFITLFVASFPLAPLLALCNNILEIRVDAWKFTTQFRRPVASKARNIGAWQEILNVVAILSVVTNAFIVAFTSDMIPRLVYLYSTHNKDELTMRGYVNNSLSVYSISQIRLDSMPEDGDSPSWYSNSSITTCRYRDYRYPPGHQKQYDHTMQFWHILAAKMAFIIIMEHVVFVVKFFVAWMIPDVPSEVKARIKRERYLIQEYLHNYEVEKLKLQLCLSNFPVPASATPTRNATSTANTTMTNMDACSELCTEVLCPLDTDETTAECPSPSPSLPGWKSTLESRDMAGDATA, encoded by the exons ATGG ATGAAAACAATGGCCACGGCATTTATTTGTCTGACCGCGGGAGTTCACTGCCGGGACACACAGAG ACAGATAAGCTACAGTGGAACAGGGACACGGTGTTCTTTAGGGACGGCGTACGGAGGATCGATTTTGTGCTATCTTACGTAGAAGACAAAGATGAGAAGAAACCG gagagaaggagggagttTGAGGCGAACCTCGAGAAAGCAGGGCTTGAACTGGAGACCGAGGACAGACGC GACTCGGACGACGGCCGGACGTACTTCCTTAAGATCCATGCTCCTTGGGAGGTGCTGGCCACCTACGCTGATGTCCTGAAGATAAAGGTCCCTTTCAAGCTGAGCGATGTTCCTCACGCCCAGGACGTCCCGCTCGGGTGGCTGTCGCAACCCTTCCGTCTGCCGGAGAAGATCATGCGGCCGCAGCCCGATTACTTCACCACGGCCTTTGATAAGGGAAAGACAGACTTCTTCCTCATCAACGACAAAGACTCCCTTTTCCCGCCCTCCACCAGGAACAGAATT gtgttcTACATCCTGGCTCGCTGTCCGTATCAAAAGGAGGATCGGCAGGAAAAATACAAGAAGGGGATCAAGAGATTACTCAGCAATGGCACCTACACTGCTGCCTTTCCCCTGCACGAC AGTCGCTACTGGAAAGGGGCAACAAATCAAGAGTGCGAGAGCGAACGCTACAACCTCTACAAGAACTGGGCCCGCTTCCTCTGTTTCTACAAAGAACAGCCTCTCAACCTCATCCG GAAGTATTATGGAGAAAAGATTGGAATCTACTTCGCATGGCTGGGCTTCTACACTGAGATGCTGTTTTTCGCTGCAGTCATGGGTGTGATTTGTTTTGCATATGGTTTGCTCAGCTACGACGACAATATATCCAG taaAGAGATCTGCGATCCCAGCATTGGTGGAAGTATCGTGATGTGCCCACTTTGTGATAAAAAGTGCAGTTTCTGGAAGCTCAACTCTACCTGTCTATCTTCCTGG CAATCCCATCTGTTTGACAACGAGGGGACGGTGTTCTTCGCCATCTTCATGGGGATCTGGG TCACTCTGTTCCTGGAGTTCTGGAAGAGGCGGCAGGCCCGCCTTGAGTACGAGTGGGACCTGGTGGACTttgaagagcagcagcagcagctgcagatgaGGCCTGAGTTTGAGATGAAATGCACTCGCAAGAGGATGAACCCGATCACCAAG GAATCTGAGCCGTATCTTCCAATGAGCAGCAAGCTTGCTCGCTTCTGCATATCGGGCACCACCGTGCTTTTCTGG ATGTCCCTGATCGTTGCCTGTATCATCGGGGTGATAGCCTACAGGCTGGCTGTGTTCGCGGCCTTCGCCAGCATCATGAAGGACAGCCCCACCAGGAATATCCAGCTGGTTGGGAACCTGATCACTCCACAGCTGGCCACCTCCGTCACCGCCTCCTGCATCAACTTTGTCATCATCATGATCCTCAACTTCTTCTACGAGAGGGTGGCCGTTTGGATCACCGATATGG AGATCCCAAAGACCCACCTGGAATACGAGAACAAACTGACCATGAAGATGTTCTTGTTCCAGTTTGTGAACTACTACTCGTCCTGCTTCTACGTGGCCTTCTTCAAGGGGAAGTTTGTGGGTCACCCTGGAAACTACACGTATATGTTTGGCGAGGCGAGCAGACTAAGGAACGAAGAG tgtgaccCAGGGGGCTGTCTGATTGAGTTGACCACCCAGCTGGTCATTGTCATGGTGGGAAAGCAGCTGTGGGGAAACATCCAGGAAGCACTGCTGCC gctgATGCGCAACTGGTGGGGCAGCCGTAAGGGGAGGCACCAGCCTGAGAACCAGTACAGCCGCTGGGAGCAGGACAACGACCTGCTGAACTTCACCCAGCTGGGCTTGTTCTATGAGTACCTGGAGATGG TGGTTCAGTTTGGTTTCATCACCCTGTTCGTGGCCTCCTTCCCCCTGGCTCCTCTGCTGGCCCTCTGCAACAACATCCTGGAGATCCGCGTAGACGCCTGGAAGTTCACCACCCAGTTCAGAAGGCCCGTGGCCTCCAAGGCTCGTAACATCGGAGCCTGGCAGGAGATCCTCAATGTGGTGGCCATCTTGTCTGTCGTCACCAAT GCGTTCATCGTGGCCTTCACGTCGGACATGATCCCGCGCCTGGTCTATCTGTACTCCACCCACAACAAGGACGAGCTCACCATGCGCGGCTACGTCAACAACAGCCTCTCCGTCTACAGCATCTCCCAGATCCGCCTGGACAGCATGCCCGAGGACGGGGACAGCCCCTCCTGGTATTCcaactcctccatcaccacctgcaG GTATCGTGACTACCGCTACCCACCTGGCCACCAGAAGCAGTATGATCATACCATGCAGTTCTGGCACATCCTTGCAGCCAAAAtggccttcatcatcatcatggag cacgTGGTCTTCGTGGTGAAATTCTTTGTGGCGTGGATGATCCCGGACGTGCCGTCGGAGGTGAAGGCTCGGATCAAGCGGGAGCGCTACCTGATCCAGGAGTACCTGCACAACTACGAGGTGGAGAAGCTCAAGCTGCAGCTCTGCCTGTCCAATTTCCCTGTCCCCGCCAGCGCGACCCCCACTCGCAACGCGACCAGCACCGCCAACACCACCATGACCAACATGGACGCCTGCTCAGAGCTGTGCACCGAAGTGCTCTGTCCCCTGGACACAGACGAGACGACGGCTGAGTGCCCgagcccctctccctcactccctggTTGGAAGTCCACACTAGAATCAAGAGACATGGCGGGGGACGCGACAGCCTAA
- the ano5b gene encoding anoctamin-5b isoform X2, which yields MQRITGKERDETSIELKSAEDSQTTDENNGHGIYLSDRGSSLPGHTETDKLQWNRDTVFFRDGVRRIDFVLSYVEDKDEKKPERRREFEANLEKAGLELETEDRRDSDDGRTYFLKIHAPWEVLATYADVLKIKVPFKLSDVPHAQDVPLGWLSQPFRLPEKIMRPQPDYFTTAFDKGKTDFFLINDKDSLFPPSTRNRIVFYILARCPYQKEDRQEKYKKGIKRLLSNGTYTAAFPLHDSRYWKGATNQECESERYNLYKNWARFLCFYKEQPLNLIRKYYGEKIGIYFAWLGFYTEMLFFAAVMGVICFAYGLLSYDDNISSKEICDPSIGGSIVMCPLCDKKCSFWKLNSTCLSSWQSHLFDNEGTVFFAIFMGIWVTLFLEFWKRRQARLEYEWDLVDFEEQQQQLQMRPEFEMKCTRKRMNPITKESEPYLPMSSKLARFCISGTTVLFWMSLIVACIIGVIAYRLAVFAAFASIMKDSPTRNIQLVGNLITPQLATSVTASCINFVIIMILNFFYERVAVWITDMEIPKTHLEYENKLTMKMFLFQFVNYYSSCFYVAFFKGKFVGHPGNYTYMFGEASRLRNEECDPGGCLIELTTQLVIVMVGKQLWGNIQEALLPLMRNWWGSRKGRHQPENQYSRWEQDNDLLNFTQLGLFYEYLEMVVQFGFITLFVASFPLAPLLALCNNILEIRVDAWKFTTQFRRPVASKARNIGAWQEILNVVAILSVVTNAFIVAFTSDMIPRLVYLYSTHNKDELTMRGYVNNSLSVYSISQIRLDSMPEDGDSPSWYSNSSITTCRYRDYRYPPGHQKQYDHTMQFWHILAAKMAFIIIMEHVVFVVKFFVAWMIPDVPSEVKARIKRERYLIQEYLHNYEVEKLKLQLCLSNFPVPASATPTRNATSTANTTMTNMDACSELCTEVLCPLDTDETTAECPSPSPSLPGWKSTLESRDMAGDATA from the exons ATGAAAACAATGGCCACGGCATTTATTTGTCTGACCGCGGGAGTTCACTGCCGGGACACACAGAG ACAGATAAGCTACAGTGGAACAGGGACACGGTGTTCTTTAGGGACGGCGTACGGAGGATCGATTTTGTGCTATCTTACGTAGAAGACAAAGATGAGAAGAAACCG gagagaaggagggagttTGAGGCGAACCTCGAGAAAGCAGGGCTTGAACTGGAGACCGAGGACAGACGC GACTCGGACGACGGCCGGACGTACTTCCTTAAGATCCATGCTCCTTGGGAGGTGCTGGCCACCTACGCTGATGTCCTGAAGATAAAGGTCCCTTTCAAGCTGAGCGATGTTCCTCACGCCCAGGACGTCCCGCTCGGGTGGCTGTCGCAACCCTTCCGTCTGCCGGAGAAGATCATGCGGCCGCAGCCCGATTACTTCACCACGGCCTTTGATAAGGGAAAGACAGACTTCTTCCTCATCAACGACAAAGACTCCCTTTTCCCGCCCTCCACCAGGAACAGAATT gtgttcTACATCCTGGCTCGCTGTCCGTATCAAAAGGAGGATCGGCAGGAAAAATACAAGAAGGGGATCAAGAGATTACTCAGCAATGGCACCTACACTGCTGCCTTTCCCCTGCACGAC AGTCGCTACTGGAAAGGGGCAACAAATCAAGAGTGCGAGAGCGAACGCTACAACCTCTACAAGAACTGGGCCCGCTTCCTCTGTTTCTACAAAGAACAGCCTCTCAACCTCATCCG GAAGTATTATGGAGAAAAGATTGGAATCTACTTCGCATGGCTGGGCTTCTACACTGAGATGCTGTTTTTCGCTGCAGTCATGGGTGTGATTTGTTTTGCATATGGTTTGCTCAGCTACGACGACAATATATCCAG taaAGAGATCTGCGATCCCAGCATTGGTGGAAGTATCGTGATGTGCCCACTTTGTGATAAAAAGTGCAGTTTCTGGAAGCTCAACTCTACCTGTCTATCTTCCTGG CAATCCCATCTGTTTGACAACGAGGGGACGGTGTTCTTCGCCATCTTCATGGGGATCTGGG TCACTCTGTTCCTGGAGTTCTGGAAGAGGCGGCAGGCCCGCCTTGAGTACGAGTGGGACCTGGTGGACTttgaagagcagcagcagcagctgcagatgaGGCCTGAGTTTGAGATGAAATGCACTCGCAAGAGGATGAACCCGATCACCAAG GAATCTGAGCCGTATCTTCCAATGAGCAGCAAGCTTGCTCGCTTCTGCATATCGGGCACCACCGTGCTTTTCTGG ATGTCCCTGATCGTTGCCTGTATCATCGGGGTGATAGCCTACAGGCTGGCTGTGTTCGCGGCCTTCGCCAGCATCATGAAGGACAGCCCCACCAGGAATATCCAGCTGGTTGGGAACCTGATCACTCCACAGCTGGCCACCTCCGTCACCGCCTCCTGCATCAACTTTGTCATCATCATGATCCTCAACTTCTTCTACGAGAGGGTGGCCGTTTGGATCACCGATATGG AGATCCCAAAGACCCACCTGGAATACGAGAACAAACTGACCATGAAGATGTTCTTGTTCCAGTTTGTGAACTACTACTCGTCCTGCTTCTACGTGGCCTTCTTCAAGGGGAAGTTTGTGGGTCACCCTGGAAACTACACGTATATGTTTGGCGAGGCGAGCAGACTAAGGAACGAAGAG tgtgaccCAGGGGGCTGTCTGATTGAGTTGACCACCCAGCTGGTCATTGTCATGGTGGGAAAGCAGCTGTGGGGAAACATCCAGGAAGCACTGCTGCC gctgATGCGCAACTGGTGGGGCAGCCGTAAGGGGAGGCACCAGCCTGAGAACCAGTACAGCCGCTGGGAGCAGGACAACGACCTGCTGAACTTCACCCAGCTGGGCTTGTTCTATGAGTACCTGGAGATGG TGGTTCAGTTTGGTTTCATCACCCTGTTCGTGGCCTCCTTCCCCCTGGCTCCTCTGCTGGCCCTCTGCAACAACATCCTGGAGATCCGCGTAGACGCCTGGAAGTTCACCACCCAGTTCAGAAGGCCCGTGGCCTCCAAGGCTCGTAACATCGGAGCCTGGCAGGAGATCCTCAATGTGGTGGCCATCTTGTCTGTCGTCACCAAT GCGTTCATCGTGGCCTTCACGTCGGACATGATCCCGCGCCTGGTCTATCTGTACTCCACCCACAACAAGGACGAGCTCACCATGCGCGGCTACGTCAACAACAGCCTCTCCGTCTACAGCATCTCCCAGATCCGCCTGGACAGCATGCCCGAGGACGGGGACAGCCCCTCCTGGTATTCcaactcctccatcaccacctgcaG GTATCGTGACTACCGCTACCCACCTGGCCACCAGAAGCAGTATGATCATACCATGCAGTTCTGGCACATCCTTGCAGCCAAAAtggccttcatcatcatcatggag cacgTGGTCTTCGTGGTGAAATTCTTTGTGGCGTGGATGATCCCGGACGTGCCGTCGGAGGTGAAGGCTCGGATCAAGCGGGAGCGCTACCTGATCCAGGAGTACCTGCACAACTACGAGGTGGAGAAGCTCAAGCTGCAGCTCTGCCTGTCCAATTTCCCTGTCCCCGCCAGCGCGACCCCCACTCGCAACGCGACCAGCACCGCCAACACCACCATGACCAACATGGACGCCTGCTCAGAGCTGTGCACCGAAGTGCTCTGTCCCCTGGACACAGACGAGACGACGGCTGAGTGCCCgagcccctctccctcactccctggTTGGAAGTCCACACTAGAATCAAGAGACATGGCGGGGGACGCGACAGCCTAA